Proteins co-encoded in one Halorussus lipolyticus genomic window:
- a CDS encoding alanyl-tRNA editing protein, which produces MSQLPARDPDTRSFEATVTSVDDREVALDETYFYAESGGQPADRGLVGGVEVEDVQKREDGEIVHLLAEDPADTPGFEVGETVEAEIDDEFRTYAMRAHTASHVLYGAGRQILDELGYGGFDIGERKVRVDFTTSTDITDETLAELERLTNRAVWDSRPVSWEEIPESEAREREEIAFNAKTEEGVMSDSDTVRIVTIEDFDWAACGGTHVSNTREIGPVTLLDRSNPGEGLTRVEFAVGPTAIERRAEDVRSAREAARTLDVGVAELPEAAERVSRQVEELEADLADAKEQVLSARLEDLAQNPVERDGGEWVVGTVDDFGPNEVADRARELAGDDADAVVLSGRDGATFVVAATDGNPDAGDVVDDVTAEFGGGGGGSPQFAQGGGLDADPEEVTEYLEK; this is translated from the coding sequence ATGAGTCAACTGCCAGCACGGGACCCCGACACGAGGAGCTTCGAGGCCACCGTCACGAGCGTCGATGACCGGGAAGTCGCACTTGACGAGACGTACTTCTACGCCGAGAGCGGCGGTCAGCCTGCCGATAGGGGCCTCGTCGGCGGCGTCGAAGTCGAGGACGTGCAGAAGCGCGAGGACGGCGAAATCGTGCATCTCCTCGCAGAAGACCCCGCAGACACCCCCGGTTTCGAGGTCGGCGAGACGGTCGAAGCCGAAATCGACGACGAGTTCCGGACCTACGCGATGCGCGCTCACACCGCCAGTCACGTCCTCTACGGTGCCGGACGGCAGATTCTGGACGAATTGGGCTACGGCGGGTTCGACATCGGCGAACGGAAGGTCCGGGTCGATTTCACCACCTCGACCGACATCACCGACGAGACGCTGGCGGAGTTGGAGCGCCTGACCAACCGAGCGGTCTGGGACTCCCGGCCGGTCTCGTGGGAGGAGATTCCCGAGTCCGAGGCCCGCGAGCGCGAGGAAATCGCGTTCAACGCCAAGACCGAGGAGGGCGTGATGAGCGACTCCGATACCGTTCGCATCGTCACCATCGAGGACTTCGACTGGGCGGCCTGCGGCGGGACCCACGTCTCGAACACCCGCGAAATCGGTCCCGTGACGCTCCTCGACCGGTCGAATCCCGGTGAGGGCCTGACGCGCGTCGAGTTCGCAGTCGGCCCGACAGCAATCGAGCGCCGCGCCGAGGACGTGCGGTCGGCGCGTGAGGCCGCCCGAACGCTGGACGTGGGCGTGGCCGAACTCCCGGAGGCCGCCGAGCGCGTGAGTCGGCAGGTCGAGGAGTTGGAAGCCGACCTCGCCGACGCCAAGGAGCAGGTTCTGAGCGCCCGACTGGAGGACCTCGCCCAGAACCCGGTCGAGCGCGACGGCGGCGAGTGGGTGGTCGGCACCGTGGACGACTTCGGCCCGAACGAAGTCGCCGACCGCGCTCGGGAACTCGCCGGTGACGATGCCGACGCGGTGGTTCTGTCGGGCCGTGACGGTGCGACGTTCGTGGTCGCCGCGACCGACGGCAATCCCGACGCGGGCGACGTGGTAGACGACGTGACCGCCGAGTTCGGCGGCGGAGGCGGCGGCAGTCCGCAGTTCGCGCAGGGCGGCGGTCTGGACGCCGACCCCGAGGAGGTCACCGAATATCTAGAGAAGTGA
- a CDS encoding alpha/beta hydrolase, with protein MANRNPHAGDSDPHAGQQVATAGTGLESAETAVVFVHGRGATAQGMLEMATEFDAEDVAYLAPQATGRTWYPNSFLAPIEDNQPSLSSALDFLGRVRQRVADAGIPADRTCFVGFSQGACLASEFVARNAERYGGLAVLSGGLIGPDGTPRDYDGSLDGTPVFLGCGDRDPHIPVERVHETRDVLDSLDGDVTERIYEGMAHGINDEELRYVVNLVEDAASVA; from the coding sequence ATGGCGAATCGGAACCCCCACGCTGGCGACTCGGACCCCCACGCCGGCCAGCAGGTCGCAACCGCCGGTACGGGCCTTGAATCGGCCGAGACCGCCGTCGTCTTCGTCCACGGCCGAGGAGCGACTGCGCAGGGCATGCTGGAGATGGCCACCGAGTTCGACGCCGAGGACGTGGCCTACCTCGCGCCGCAAGCCACGGGCCGGACGTGGTACCCCAACTCCTTCCTCGCGCCAATCGAGGACAACCAGCCGAGTCTGTCGTCGGCGCTCGACTTTCTGGGAAGGGTGCGCCAGCGAGTTGCCGACGCCGGTATCCCGGCCGACCGGACCTGCTTCGTCGGGTTTTCGCAGGGTGCCTGCCTCGCCAGCGAGTTCGTCGCCCGGAACGCGGAGCGATACGGCGGACTGGCGGTCCTCAGCGGCGGACTGATTGGCCCGGACGGGACGCCGCGGGACTACGACGGAAGCCTCGACGGTACGCCGGTGTTTCTGGGATGCGGGGACCGCGACCCCCACATCCCGGTCGAGCGGGTTCACGAGACGCGGGACGTCCTCGACTCTCTCGACGGGGACGTGACCGAGCGCATCTACGAGGGGATGGCCCACGGCATCAACGACGAGGAACTTCGCTACGTCGTGAATCTGGTCGAGGACGCGGCTTCTGTGGCGTGA
- a CDS encoding MBL fold metallo-hydrolase produces the protein MEVTFLGTGSAMPTGERYQAGLVVERDDRRVLVDCGSGVLHRLQQSSIGYENVSTVLLTHHHLDHVSDLMPLLKARWLAGEEFLEIVGPSGTKSLVDDLLSVHDYLEGRIDLRIREVGAHEFEVAGFEVEGYETRHSLPCLAYRFGDKFTFSGDSEAFEGLANFADGCEALAHDCSFPDEVDVDNHPTPTQLGEALSRSETDVGTVYLTHLYPHTEGRHEEMLESIGAVYDGDVRFADDLRTVEL, from the coding sequence ATGGAAGTCACCTTTCTCGGAACCGGAAGCGCGATGCCGACCGGCGAGCGCTATCAGGCGGGCCTCGTGGTCGAACGCGACGACCGGCGAGTGCTGGTGGACTGTGGAAGCGGGGTCCTCCACCGCCTCCAGCAGTCGTCAATCGGCTACGAGAACGTCTCGACCGTCCTGCTGACCCACCACCACCTCGACCACGTTTCGGACCTCATGCCCCTGCTCAAGGCCCGATGGCTGGCCGGCGAGGAGTTCCTCGAAATCGTCGGTCCTTCGGGAACCAAATCGCTGGTGGACGACCTGCTCTCGGTCCACGACTACTTGGAGGGGCGCATCGACCTGCGAATTCGCGAGGTCGGTGCCCACGAGTTCGAAGTCGCCGGGTTCGAGGTGGAGGGCTACGAGACGCGCCACTCCCTGCCCTGCCTCGCGTACCGATTCGGCGACAAGTTCACCTTCAGCGGCGACAGCGAGGCCTTCGAGGGACTCGCCAACTTCGCCGATGGCTGTGAGGCGCTGGCCCACGACTGCTCGTTCCCGGACGAGGTGGACGTGGACAACCACCCGACGCCGACCCAACTCGGTGAGGCGCTTTCGAGGTCCGAAACCGACGTCGGCACGGTGTACCTGACCCATCTCTACCCCCACACCGAGGGCAGACACGAGGAGATGCTGGAATCCATCGGGGCGGTGTACGACGGTGACGTGCGGTTCGCCGACGACTTGCGGACGGTCGAGTTGTAA
- a CDS encoding SRPBCC family protein → MVTMRFGRTPDGRRLEVSEEFAASAGLLWNLLTDTTRWPEWGPSVEEVRCPDRRIRAGTTGEVETTFGVGLLFRITTCEDRRWTWKVAGITATGHRVEEVADGGCRVVFEVPLLAAGYSPVCAVALRNLKEMS, encoded by the coding sequence ATGGTCACGATGCGCTTCGGCCGGACACCCGACGGCAGACGCCTCGAAGTCAGCGAGGAGTTCGCCGCGTCCGCCGGCCTCCTCTGGAACTTGCTGACCGACACGACGCGGTGGCCCGAATGGGGTCCCTCTGTCGAGGAGGTCCGGTGTCCGGACCGCCGGATTCGGGCGGGCACGACCGGCGAGGTCGAGACGACTTTCGGGGTGGGCCTCCTCTTCCGAATCACGACCTGCGAGGACCGCCGCTGGACGTGGAAAGTCGCGGGCATCACGGCGACGGGCCACCGCGTCGAGGAGGTAGCGGACGGCGGGTGCCGGGTGGTGTTCGAGGTCCCGCTCTTAGCGGCGGGGTACTCGCCGGTCTGTGCCGTGGCGCTTCGGAACCTGAAAGAGATGTCTTAG
- a CDS encoding ATP-dependent helicase — translation MGARELLAREDFDFDAEEVELDDAAVIESLEPEVREWWVEEFGAYVLDNGGFFTPPQKEAIPLVRDGENALVASPTGSGKTLASFTAILNELFRREREEDGGLDNSVYCLYVSPLKSLANDIHRNLEVPLEGIAEKMDGDPAVRHAIRHGDTDDSARQRMLRETPHILNTTPETLAILLNSPKFKKKLESVEYVVVDEIHSLAGGKRGTHLAVSLERLENMADSSPTRIGCSATVEPLSDIADFLVGCEDGGETPRDCEIVDTRFVREFDIELQCPTDDLIDTPREVVNDRFYGQLGDLISDHTNTLVFTNTRSGAERVLHNLRERFAEYDEENSGCHHGSLSKEARQSIEQDLKDGSLDVVTTSTSLELGIDMPHIDLVVQVGSPKSVASLLQRVGRAGHQLGQTVTGRVIALDRDELVECAVMLKKAEEGFVDRVFVPEEAYDVAAQHVYGMAINAVRPEQEVRDTLQRAYPYRNFSADQFETLFRYLTSDYEGLEDKNVYAKIWRDENDPPDGEYHYPEYDVGRPLIGKRGKLARVIYMTNIGTIPDSFTCDVFTRGDNEWVGDLDESYLDTLEKGDVFVLGGQNFEFKYRRGSKVYADRTNARPTVPSWFSERLPLSYDLGRGILEFQGELLEKFQKRGKPAVRVWLREFPLDENSVRAIARMFDEQVRYAGPESVSTDERLAVEVELDRSEYERHYYVHSNYGRKFNDGLSRVVAYRCANAANTNVSVAVADHGFTVSMPLNRKVDVAEILRDISPEEVRPDLRNALDGTELLQRYFRINATRSLMILKRYKGYEKSASEQQVSSEMLLGFAEDLDDFAVIEETYREIIEDKLAVSAIEDVMADVQAGAVEITQNRVDTPTPKAFGLATLMASDVVLAEDESAVLQEFHDRVLDEIGDGSGGDAGDASGASAAE, via the coding sequence ATGGGAGCGCGCGAGCTGTTGGCGCGCGAGGACTTCGACTTCGACGCCGAGGAGGTCGAACTCGACGACGCCGCGGTCATCGAATCGCTGGAACCCGAGGTCCGCGAGTGGTGGGTCGAGGAGTTCGGCGCGTACGTCCTCGACAACGGCGGCTTTTTTACCCCGCCCCAGAAGGAGGCCATCCCGCTGGTTCGGGACGGCGAGAACGCGCTCGTTGCCTCGCCGACCGGGAGCGGCAAGACGCTAGCGTCGTTTACCGCCATCCTCAACGAGTTGTTCCGGCGCGAGCGCGAGGAGGACGGCGGACTCGACAACTCGGTCTACTGCCTCTACGTCTCGCCGCTCAAGTCGCTGGCCAACGACATCCACCGGAATCTGGAGGTCCCCCTCGAAGGCATCGCCGAGAAGATGGACGGCGACCCGGCAGTCCGCCACGCCATCCGCCACGGCGACACCGACGATTCAGCGCGTCAGAGGATGCTGAGGGAGACCCCCCACATCCTCAACACGACGCCCGAGACGCTGGCCATTCTGCTCAACTCGCCGAAGTTCAAGAAGAAACTCGAATCCGTCGAGTACGTCGTCGTGGACGAGATTCACAGCCTCGCAGGTGGGAAACGCGGCACCCACCTCGCGGTGAGTCTGGAGCGACTGGAGAACATGGCGGACTCGTCGCCGACCCGAATCGGGTGTTCGGCCACAGTCGAACCGCTTTCGGACATCGCGGACTTTCTGGTGGGGTGCGAGGACGGCGGGGAGACGCCCCGAGACTGCGAAATCGTGGACACCCGGTTCGTCCGCGAGTTCGACATCGAACTCCAGTGCCCGACCGACGACCTCATCGACACGCCCCGAGAGGTCGTCAACGACCGATTCTACGGGCAACTCGGCGACCTGATTTCTGACCACACCAACACGCTGGTCTTCACGAACACTCGGTCCGGCGCGGAGCGGGTTCTGCACAACCTCCGAGAGCGATTCGCCGAATACGACGAGGAGAACTCCGGATGCCACCACGGAAGCCTCTCCAAGGAGGCCCGCCAGTCCATCGAGCAGGATTTGAAAGATGGGAGCCTCGACGTGGTGACGACCTCGACCAGCCTCGAACTCGGCATCGACATGCCCCACATCGACCTCGTGGTACAGGTGGGGTCGCCAAAATCGGTGGCGTCGCTCCTCCAGCGCGTCGGCCGTGCGGGCCACCAACTCGGCCAGACCGTCACGGGGCGCGTGATTGCCCTCGACCGGGACGAACTCGTGGAGTGCGCGGTCATGCTCAAGAAGGCCGAGGAGGGCTTCGTGGACCGGGTGTTCGTCCCAGAGGAGGCCTACGACGTTGCGGCACAGCACGTCTACGGCATGGCTATCAACGCGGTCCGCCCCGAACAGGAGGTCCGCGACACGCTCCAAAGAGCGTACCCCTATCGGAACTTCTCGGCCGACCAGTTCGAGACGCTGTTTCGCTACCTGACCTCGGACTACGAGGGCTTGGAGGACAAGAACGTCTACGCCAAAATCTGGCGCGACGAGAACGACCCGCCAGACGGCGAGTACCACTATCCGGAGTACGACGTGGGCCGACCCCTAATCGGCAAGCGCGGCAAGTTGGCCAGAGTCATCTACATGACCAACATCGGGACGATTCCCGACTCCTTTACCTGCGACGTGTTCACCCGCGGCGACAACGAGTGGGTCGGCGACTTGGACGAGAGCTATCTCGACACCCTCGAAAAGGGCGACGTGTTCGTCTTGGGAGGCCAGAACTTCGAGTTCAAGTACCGCCGGGGGTCGAAGGTCTACGCCGACCGGACCAACGCCAGACCCACGGTCCCCTCGTGGTTCTCCGAGCGCCTGCCCCTCTCCTACGACCTCGGCCGAGGCATTCTGGAGTTTCAGGGCGAACTGCTCGAAAAGTTCCAGAAGCGCGGCAAGCCAGCGGTCAGAGTCTGGCTCAGGGAGTTCCCGCTGGACGAGAACAGCGTCCGGGCCATCGCCCGGATGTTCGACGAGCAGGTCCGCTACGCCGGTCCCGAGAGCGTCAGCACCGACGAGCGACTGGCCGTGGAGGTCGAACTCGACCGGAGCGAGTACGAGCGCCACTACTACGTCCACTCGAACTACGGCCGGAAGTTCAACGACGGCCTCTCGCGGGTCGTGGCCTACCGGTGCGCCAACGCCGCCAACACCAACGTCTCGGTCGCTGTCGCCGACCACGGGTTCACCGTCTCGATGCCACTCAACCGGAAGGTGGACGTGGCCGAGATTCTGCGCGACATCTCGCCCGAGGAGGTCCGACCGGACCTCCGAAATGCCCTCGACGGGACGGAACTCCTCCAGCGGTACTTCCGAATCAACGCCACCCGGTCGCTGATGATTCTCAAGCGGTACAAGGGCTACGAGAAGTCCGCCAGCGAACAGCAGGTCTCCAGCGAGATGTTGCTGGGGTTCGCCGAGGACCTCGACGATTTCGCGGTCATCGAGGAGACCTACCGGGAGATAATCGAGGACAAACTCGCCGTCTCGGCAATCGAGGACGTGATGGCCGACGTGCAGGCCGGCGCGGTCGAAATCACGCAGAACCGGGTCGATACCCCGACGCCGAAAGCGTTCGGTCTCGCCACGCTGATGGCCAGCGACGTGGTGCTGGCCGAGGACGAGAGCGCGGTCTTGCAGGAGTTCCACGACCGCGTACTGGACGAAATTGGTGACGGAAGCGGTGGGGACGCTGGAGACGCGAGTGGGGCGTCGGCCGCGGAGTGA
- a CDS encoding helix-turn-helix transcriptional regulator: MTAIERVRFLAASEHRVEILHSLADESFSPAGLRDRAAVSRATIHRVLDSFEEYGWVRRTDGEYVATAAGRLVLERFEVVRDTAAEVDALSEFLTEFECARELPLPLDDYDIVTASRGDPHAAAEYFVSSIPTDASQLRALLPTVVPMFNRACEPLIEDGASVELVLSPSAGKTSQESYPDDFEQARSLDSLSLFISPEAFGYGLSMFDENVFLGAYDDAGRLQSCLHSTDSDLHEWAVSTFRAVRGDATEIGLDRPKPQP, translated from the coding sequence ATGACGGCGATTGAACGAGTCCGATTCCTCGCAGCGTCGGAACATCGCGTCGAAATCCTCCACTCGCTCGCAGACGAGTCGTTCTCGCCGGCGGGGTTACGCGACAGGGCGGCGGTGTCCCGAGCGACCATTCACCGCGTACTCGACTCCTTCGAGGAGTACGGGTGGGTCCGACGAACCGACGGGGAGTACGTGGCGACTGCCGCCGGGCGACTCGTCCTCGAACGGTTCGAAGTCGTCCGCGACACCGCGGCCGAGGTCGATGCGCTGAGCGAGTTCCTGACTGAGTTCGAGTGCGCCCGAGAACTCCCGCTTCCGCTGGACGACTACGACATCGTGACGGCCAGTCGGGGCGACCCCCACGCCGCGGCGGAGTACTTCGTCTCGTCTATCCCGACCGACGCGTCGCAACTCCGGGCGCTTCTACCGACCGTCGTGCCGATGTTCAATCGAGCGTGCGAACCGCTGATTGAGGACGGCGCGTCCGTCGAGTTGGTCCTCTCGCCCTCGGCGGGCAAGACCTCCCAAGAGTCGTACCCCGACGACTTCGAGCAGGCCCGGTCGCTCGACTCGCTGTCGCTGTTCATCTCGCCCGAGGCCTTCGGATACGGTCTCTCGATGTTCGACGAGAACGTCTTCCTCGGCGCGTACGACGACGCGGGCCGACTCCAGTCGTGTCTCCACTCGACTGACAGCGACCTCCACGAGTGGGCCGTCTCGACCTTCCGAGCGGTTCGGGGCGACGCCACGGAAATCGGACTCGACCGACCGAAACCGCAACCGTAG
- a CDS encoding lactate racemase domain-containing protein — protein sequence MELPYGDAGISVSLADCDVTVAEPPEAEAVDPREAARKAMANPHGPPLSERVSADDEVAIVVTDVTRATPDDVLVEALVADLREAGVERDQISIVVGLGLHRPMTDDELRTALGEYAVLAENHDAEEAHPIGTIDGPDGEPVEIELNPTVADADAVISTGMVEPHQYAGFSGGAKTVAIGAGGESLIRYTHGPEMLAREEVRLGRVEGNPFRETLDAAGDLIGLDFCLNVTHAPAGLLGASAGDHREVVSDLAELCKETVSVALENKYDAVIGGVGAPKDANLYQATRAGTYLALGDYDPLRPDGRIVVPARLQEGAGEGTGERRFYDWLSEAESAEGLYDEMRRGYEPGAQRAFVVARVLREYDVFVTNSEHPEIVDDCLMHARESVADAVEPGSDVLVVPDALDTLLRKN from the coding sequence ATGGAACTCCCCTACGGCGACGCCGGAATTTCGGTATCGCTGGCCGACTGCGACGTGACGGTCGCAGAGCCACCGGAGGCAGAGGCGGTGGACCCCCGCGAGGCCGCCCGGAAAGCGATGGCGAACCCCCACGGCCCGCCGCTGAGCGAGCGCGTGTCTGCCGACGACGAGGTGGCAATCGTCGTGACCGACGTGACCCGCGCCACGCCCGACGACGTGCTGGTCGAGGCGCTGGTGGCCGACCTCCGGGAGGCCGGCGTCGAGCGCGACCAGATTTCTATCGTCGTGGGTCTGGGCCTCCACCGGCCGATGACCGACGACGAGTTACGGACCGCACTCGGCGAATACGCCGTCCTCGCGGAGAATCACGACGCCGAGGAGGCCCACCCAATCGGTACAATCGACGGCCCGGACGGCGAACCGGTCGAAATCGAACTCAATCCCACCGTCGCGGACGCCGACGCGGTGATTTCGACCGGGATGGTCGAACCTCACCAGTACGCCGGCTTTTCGGGCGGCGCGAAGACAGTCGCCATCGGCGCTGGCGGCGAGTCGCTCATCCGCTACACCCACGGTCCCGAGATGCTGGCCCGCGAGGAGGTTCGGCTTGGGCGCGTCGAGGGCAACCCCTTCCGCGAGACGCTGGACGCCGCGGGCGACCTGATTGGCCTCGATTTCTGCCTGAACGTCACCCACGCGCCAGCGGGCCTCCTCGGTGCGAGCGCGGGCGACCACCGCGAGGTAGTCAGCGACCTTGCAGAGTTATGCAAGGAAACTGTTTCTGTTGCTTTAGAAAATAAATACGATGCCGTAATCGGGGGCGTCGGTGCGCCGAAAGACGCCAATCTCTATCAGGCCACGCGGGCAGGGACCTACCTCGCGCTCGGGGACTACGACCCGCTCCGCCCGGACGGCCGCATCGTCGTCCCCGCCCGCTTGCAGGAGGGCGCTGGCGAGGGAACCGGCGAACGGCGCTTCTACGACTGGTTGAGCGAGGCCGAGAGCGCCGAGGGCCTCTACGACGAGATGCGCCGGGGCTACGAACCCGGCGCACAGCGGGCGTTCGTCGTGGCGCGCGTCCTCCGGGAGTACGACGTGTTCGTCACCAACAGCGAGCATCCGGAAATCGTGGACGACTGCCTGATGCACGCCCGCGAATCGGTCGCGGACGCCGTGGAACCCGGAAGCGACGTGCTGGTGGTGCCGGACGCGCTGGATACGTTGCTTCGAAAAAACTGA
- a CDS encoding YgaP family membrane protein has translation MEKNVGGFDRTARLILGPALLLVVLAWLLGAIALDLWLAVVVLLVGTILTVTGLTQKCPANSLLGMNTLGRGDTEDERTAETPR, from the coding sequence ATGGAGAAAAACGTGGGTGGATTCGACAGAACAGCCCGATTGATTCTCGGCCCGGCGCTCCTGCTGGTCGTCCTCGCGTGGTTGCTCGGCGCAATCGCGCTCGACCTGTGGCTCGCCGTGGTCGTCCTGTTGGTCGGTACAATCCTGACCGTCACCGGCCTGACCCAGAAGTGCCCGGCCAACAGTCTCCTCGGGATGAACACGCTGGGTCGAGGAGACACCGAGGACGAGCGCACGGCTGAGACGCCGCGCTAG